The window GTATCCTTCcctaaaacaaagtgtttttttttatagcaaCTTAATCACTGGTGATTGCACCTGTTTGATAACCTCAACTGCTCTGCAGTGAAGACAGaggtttgctgttgtttccATGTACCAGAAGCTACGGACAAATGCAAATGGCACAAGTGATTTTCCGAGTCAGATGGCAGAAGCAAGACAACATCAAACAGTAGCAAATGTGCAAAGTCACGACAATGTACAACAGTCAGGAAATATATCAAAAGGATAACAACAACATGTcattctgcaaagagacacaccCTTTTTGCATAAATAAACCCTCATACGtgaaagaaaatgttgctgTAAATCATCCACTGATTTCTCCCTTCAGTATtcccaaaaataaaataaaggtctCAACATGATGGATGGGTTAAATTGGGTCTCTTCAGCAGCTGACGAAAGATGCATGCTTGATTTATTATTGATTCCCTTCTGAAAACGctccatttttccttttttttttctgcacccCCATAAAAGATTCAAAAGACCTGAAGGAGATCCTCAATGCTAAATGTTGTAATCTTCTCCTGTCAGTCCAGGCTGGAGTTCACGACAACTGGAATATTGATGTCAGGTAAACGAGCGATCCTCTGTTTAGTGCTGCAGCGAGTATTTTGGAGTTGTTGAGATGCCTTACTTTCTCTCCAAggatatttttgttgttgttgtttttgatgaTCATTTCAACCTGAACCAACACGCTCTGTGTAACTATGAATATATGTGCTCAAGTTCAGCACTTGGATACAATTTTTGAGGAACTTTACTTGAATATTTCCAAGTTAAACTGTCCTCTGCTTCTATTGCTGTTACACCTCAGAAGGAAATGCAGTACTTTCTTTACTGCAATACATTTATCTGTTTGTTGTAGTTACTTTGCAGGTTAAAATCTTTCCCATACAACATTAATCTCATTAAATATGATGTATTTTTacatgcattttaaatgaatgtgCATCAAGGCccacattttaaaatgctgctaCTGAAGAGGGTCCTTCAAAATCAGCACTTTTACTCGACACTTACAGTACTTTTGacttctttatttttgtttaagtgAGAATTTAAATGCTGAACTTTTGTagcatttttacactttggtaTTTCTGGTTTTACTCAAGGATCTAAATAATTCCTCCTCTGGTTCACTGACACCTGCTGACTGTGATGTCTCAGGTCAAATAGAGTACTTTGCAGCCATTACACATTCTCAATAGTTTATGTCCAAAACAACTACATAATAATTTGACACCAATCCATATAAAAAAGTGGAAGAACTCAATTACAGTGACACACAACAACAttatctgtatttatttctgtgcactctttaaaataaaactgctttTATCTTCTCCATAGACTTTAAACTGACTGACTTTAAAAAGAGATaacactgccatcttgtggtgaagaaaacactttaattgacagagggagagaagaaatCCTGCAAGCATGCTGTTGTCAGAACATTATCTTTAATGGATCAGGAGATTTGTTTAAACAAGAAGACCGACATGCTTCGGTGATAACAATGAAAGGACAGTAAGAAAAAGTGGTACCACCGCAcactcaaccacacacacagagtgattCTGTCAGTAGAGCAGAGAATAAGAGGCGAACAGGGCAGTCTGGTCCTCCAGGAAGCATCACTCCTGAAATAACAAGGACAATGTTGTTACTGAATGGATCAGTGGATTATTACGAACATGTTTAGTGCTACGGCTCCATCTTGTTGTGGAAGCAGCATGAGACATAATAGGCACCAAGATGAAGCATTAATGGCATTGATCAAACCATGACTGCAGTCTTGTCATTTTGCTTAGTCATTTCCATGGAAAATGTATAATTCATACAAATATAATGCACTTGACAAACACAGGAGGGCGTGGTGTGTCACATCCGATCAAAACTGGCACTACTGGAAAGAccagttgtggatgttcaagtGCACAAATGAGCCGATGATTCAAAACTCCAACACATTAAGGCCTAGTTCACTAGAGTAAAGGTAttatatgttaaaaaataaattaggaAGAGATctttaaagaagaaaacaatATTAGGCCTACCTCATCACTGCTtgaggaggatgaagatgaggaagaggatgaggtgcctgatttttttccatccttATTTTCAcctttgttcttcttctctccagACTTGTGCTTGTGCTTGtgctttttgtctttgtccttaCAGTCACCCTTGTCCTTGCTGTGTTCctaaaaagaaagcaaaagttGACTTTGAAAGAAATCATGTGTTGGATGAGTCTTAGGGTTGTGTTTGAGTCGTGGAGTAAGAATTCTGTGTATTGTGCCGAAGAGCTGGCGGCAAGAGGGCAAGATAAAGCAGGTTTACCAGAGAGGCAACTGTTTGGCCTTGCTGTCAAAATATAGACAGCTAAAATCACAAGTAGATTCACACTACGAGCATGTCTGATGTCATGGACACATTCTCCCTCACACTTCTTGATTTTCTCTTCACATTTACAAGCTGCACACATGGAACACCACAGGTATGTACTACCTGAGCATATTCATATAAAGCTCCTACCTTGTCCTTATCCTTCTTTTCCTTCTTGTTCCAAAACCACTCAGTCTTCTGAGCAGAATCCTTCTGCACCATTTCTTCTTTACCTGCACACAGGAAAAGCAGGGTTAGTATCAGGTTAgaataaatgtgatttaaacatCTTAATTATCATCACTATGAATCTTAGAGACAATAGCAACCTCTTTACATAGCTACAAATCAAATACACCTTGCTAGGACTATCTTTGCCTTCGCATTTGGATTTTGTCTCCGTATGGTCATCTTATTCTTATTAAGCTGTCTGGCAGAAAACTTTACCCCCAAAACCCCTGTTGCACTCAGTTACCACGACTTTAAAATGTATCTGAAGTCAACAGAGACAAGCATCAACCTTACAGTCTTTCTTATTAAATACAGTCAAAGTAAATTTAAGCCTACCTGACATTGTGACTCCTGCTTGTGAACTGTCCCAAACAAGTGAgcacagacactcacacacaggaaACCTGGATCAACTGCACTTAAACCACGCCCCCCAGCCACGGCTCCAGCTGGATGGCCTCATAGAAATCCATTTATTTCAGGACACATACTTTCACGTGCAGGCGGGGTGATCAGAGTTACCTGCGTAGTGGCATGTCTGAGCAGGACATACTTCAGTGTTGTGTGAATAACTACACAggcatttattacatttaaatggTAGTTAATTAGGTGGCACCCTGTTGATTACAGCTTGTAAAGGATAAGTTACTATACAGGCAGGCAAGAAAATACCACTGCAGACGTCACAACTTTGTGTATAAGAGGTCAGGGCCATAATCGCCTGTTGAACACCTTCTTCAATCCGATCATCCACAGAGAGCAGGGGTTCTCATCATTTTGATGACTGAATGCCATTTTAGGGTGCCAGCATATGATTGAGAGgcacattactttttttttttatgacaaactTTACTACAACTGGTTTTCACCAGTTCTGGATTATGGTGATCTGTTGCACATGAATGCATCTACACATCATTATCACATGTCAGATACTGCACATCATAGTGCACTGAGATTTGTTACAAATCAAAAAAGCCCTCACTCATCACTGTGCGCGTTATTCCAGGGCTGGTTCTTTGACCTTTTGTAGGCTCAGTCACTGGTATTTGTTAATTCATAAAGCCACACTGGGTAAACTCCCTTCATGCATTTGTACTTTGATTGAACAGAGATCTGAACGTAGCTACAGTCTGAGATCTCAAGAtttagttttgttgtctgttccttGTGCACAGACCGAGCTTACTTAGGTATAAGTATTAACACCAGTGTGAATACTCAAAATTAAGAGGCAGTCATCATGCAGGATGGCCCTTTTAAGGGTGTTTTAATATAAAACACTGATCTTTTATCACCCTTGCATTCTTGTATAAAAAGCATTTGAAAGTGAGCTGATCCAGGTGGAGCTGATTTCAACCATTTAATGATCATAATGTGTTTTGCACTGCAAGTAAATATCCATCCTACAAAGTCATCATTAAATAGATATTGAATCCTAAAATGGCTTTTTGGTAAAATAAGTGAACAAATCTGCCACTCTAGTCAAATTACAACAACCTGtttctgacagaaaaaaacttgTTGCAAGATTCATTTCTAAATTGGTGTGATAATGTTGAAAAATAAGTGATTGCTGTTTTTGAATcaagaaaaatgtcaccttactCCAGGAAATCCATTAAACTACTGACTTTTATTAAAAGAAGTTGAATTATCTCACTGCAATGGCTGATATTTGCAGTGTTTACACTGTTCAAAACATTAATCTACGAAGTAACTCAAGCAATCACTTACATGTAGTGAAGTAAATATTTCTGTCAGTATAGAGTAGCACAAAATGGAAACacttaagtaaagtacaagtacctcaaaatggCACTTATAGCTGCAGTACctcagtaaatgtacttagttactttccaccattTTTAATCTTGATCTACTTAAATCATagtatttttcattattgaCATCGTGTCATTGCGGTTGCCTGGGAAGACGGGTGTGACTGCATccaattgtgtttttttaatgataaaaaaggGGAATGGTTTGCACTTCATCCATCTAACAATGCAAACAAAAGGTAGAGAATGTAGAACAGCTTGTATGTTGTGTCATATGATTACCACTGTTTGGTATTACAGGACCTGCAGGAGCTCTCTGGTGTCACTCGAGGGCAGATTGGCTTCACAAAGCACAGCATTTAAAACCTTTATAAGAAtaaggctggagcctatcccagctgacgttgggcaagaggcggggtacacgaCACcaggacaggtcaccagactatcacagggctgacacatagagacagacaaccatttatgCTCACTTTCAAACGTAAGGGCAATTTAGAGTcgccagttaacctgcatgtatttggactgtgggagaaaacccacgctgacacagggagatcatgcaaactccgcacagaagggttACCCACccggggttcaaaccaggaCCCTTCTAACTGTGATGCACCAATGCTaatcactgcaccaccatgccaacaaaaaaaacatgtcctcTCATTAAATATGATGCATTTGCCAAGTATGAAATCATATAGCAcgtctgctgtttgttgtttacatCGTCTCTTTTCATCAGTTTGCTGATTTGACTTGAATCAATTTGTCTTTATGATTTGTGCCATGCAGCTGCACTGGGATCACAGCAGCAGTAGGGATGGTTTGGATGATTTGCAGGCCCAGAGTCATCCAGctgtcgaggtaaaaactgagctaaatttggtggaaaacatgcatttaaagccacagtgtgtaggaatttctcccatctaatgttaaaatcatatattgcattcaaacagatggcgcactctagcgcctcactgtttcaaacgcatattgcaacaactgtagccgctgtgtaccaaaaagctatgataacagtgatgaaaccatgtcatccaatactacatggagtattctttcaggctcctacacagacacacgtgacgcgagttgacaaaccacctcctcaccatgctggctgtgtttacaacataggactgttggggcggatgtaaactgaaacaaaccaatcacgtcttgtcctttgacaacactcatccctctcctcgcattactgcgctgctaacagctgttagtggcca is drawn from Epinephelus fuscoguttatus linkage group LG5, E.fuscoguttatus.final_Chr_v1 and contains these coding sequences:
- the LOC125888833 gene encoding uncharacterized protein LOC125888833 encodes the protein MSGKEEMVQKDSAQKTEWFWNKKEKKDKDKEHSKDKGDCKDKDKKHKHKHKSGEKKNKGENKDGKKSGTSSSSSSSSSSSSDEE